A genomic segment from Nonomuraea helvata encodes:
- a CDS encoding patatin-like phospholipase family protein, producing MALLPGRGNERVECVETAYVLGGGGVLGAHEVGMLQALDEAGIGPDLVVGTSVGALNGAVIAAAPSEAVARLVSLWRSDVVRTAFTGSWVARLSTLAKTGTHLHSIGPLREVLSETVPVSRIEELEVPFQCVAASVERAAAHWFAEGPLVDAVLASCAVPGLLPPVVIGGEHFYDGGLVHSIPVGRAVRLGAKRVFVLHVGRIERPLAPPRRFWEVGMVAFEIARRHRFAEDMSSLPPGVEVHVLPAGVTEPLSTLRYRDVSQISACIERAYLASSHYLRNRGG from the coding sequence ATGGCTTTGCTTCCGGGACGCGGCAACGAGAGGGTGGAGTGCGTGGAGACGGCGTACGTGCTCGGTGGCGGGGGTGTGCTCGGCGCGCACGAGGTGGGCATGCTGCAGGCCCTCGACGAGGCCGGCATCGGCCCCGACCTCGTGGTGGGCACCTCGGTCGGCGCGCTGAACGGGGCGGTCATCGCCGCCGCCCCTTCCGAGGCGGTCGCCCGGCTGGTGTCGCTGTGGCGCTCCGACGTCGTACGTACGGCGTTCACCGGCTCCTGGGTGGCCCGGCTGTCCACGCTGGCCAAGACCGGCACCCATCTGCACTCGATCGGGCCGTTGCGCGAGGTCCTGAGCGAGACCGTGCCGGTTTCCCGGATCGAGGAGCTGGAGGTGCCCTTCCAGTGCGTGGCGGCCTCGGTCGAGCGGGCCGCGGCCCACTGGTTCGCGGAGGGGCCGCTGGTGGACGCGGTGCTGGCGTCGTGCGCGGTGCCCGGGCTGCTGCCGCCCGTCGTGATCGGCGGCGAGCACTTCTACGACGGAGGGCTGGTGCACAGCATCCCCGTCGGGCGGGCCGTACGCCTCGGAGCCAAGCGCGTCTTCGTCCTGCACGTCGGCCGGATCGAACGGCCGCTGGCGCCGCCCAGACGGTTCTGGGAGGTGGGCATGGTGGCGTTCGAGATCGCGCGCAGGCACCGGTTCGCCGAGGACATGTCCAGCCTGCCGCCGGGGGTGGAGGTGCACGTGCTCCCCGCCGGCGTGACCGAGCCGCTGTCCACGCTGCGCTACCGCGACGTCTCGCAGATCTCCGCCTGCATCGAGCGGGCCTACCTCGCCTCTTCGCACTATCTGCGGAACAGAGGAGGATGA
- a CDS encoding 1-acyl-sn-glycerol-3-phosphate acyltransferase, with protein MLPPRILRRLVLAPLVIVMTVFMLVTLPFWLVVTAAASLRLPPPQRRGLRFVWFGTAWLTLESAVLIACLWLWVAGGARRQERHYALIRWFLSEVYAAAVRIFQLTLEIQEPEPTAEERAARLTRPVIVLARHAGPGDSFLLIYHLLAIYGRRPRIVMKAALQYDPSLDVVINRLPNAFVPRESGQQRVVEEIRRLAATMGDQDALVIFPEGGNFTPRRRRLAIRRLEEKGLAEEAERARGMDHLLPPRPKGAITALEACPTADVIFVAHTGLDDLITLGDVWRKLPVSAHITAKWWRVPAAEVPRERDERVRWLYDHWEQIDAWIDAQRRARAPADHPAPGPG; from the coding sequence GTGCTCCCACCGCGTATCCTGCGCCGGCTCGTGCTGGCACCTCTCGTCATCGTCATGACCGTGTTCATGCTGGTGACGCTGCCGTTCTGGCTCGTCGTCACGGCGGCCGCCTCGCTGCGCCTGCCGCCGCCGCAGCGCAGGGGGCTGAGGTTCGTCTGGTTCGGCACGGCGTGGCTGACGCTGGAGTCGGCCGTGCTGATCGCCTGCCTGTGGCTGTGGGTGGCGGGCGGGGCCCGGCGCCAGGAGCGGCACTACGCGCTGATCAGGTGGTTCCTGTCCGAGGTGTACGCGGCGGCGGTGCGGATCTTCCAGCTGACCCTGGAGATCCAGGAGCCCGAGCCGACCGCCGAGGAGCGGGCCGCCCGGCTGACTCGGCCGGTGATCGTGCTGGCGCGGCACGCGGGGCCCGGCGACTCTTTTTTGCTGATTTATCACCTTCTAGCGATCTATGGGCGGCGGCCGCGCATCGTCATGAAGGCCGCACTCCAGTACGACCCCTCGCTGGACGTGGTGATCAACCGGCTGCCGAACGCGTTCGTCCCCCGCGAGTCAGGACAGCAGCGGGTCGTCGAGGAGATCCGCCGCCTCGCCGCCACGATGGGAGACCAGGACGCCCTGGTGATCTTCCCCGAGGGCGGCAACTTCACCCCGCGCCGCCGCCGGCTGGCCATCCGGCGTCTGGAGGAGAAGGGGCTGGCCGAGGAGGCGGAGCGGGCGCGCGGCATGGACCACCTGCTGCCGCCCCGGCCGAAGGGCGCCATCACGGCCCTCGAGGCGTGCCCGACGGCGGACGTCATCTTCGTCGCGCACACCGGGCTCGACGACCTCATCACGTTGGGGGACGTCTGGCGCAAGCTGCCCGTCAGCGCTCACATCACCGCCAAATGGTGGCGGGTGCCGGCTGCCGAGGTGCCGCGTGAGCGGGATGAGCGGGTGCGGTGGCTGTACGACCACTGGGAGCAGATCGACGCCTGGATCGACGCCCAGCGCCGGGCCCGCGCCCCTGCCGACCACCCGGCACCCGGCCCGGGCTAG
- a CDS encoding cobyric acid synthase, which yields MVRGGLLVAGTTSDAGKSVVTAGICRWLARRGVRVAPFKAQNMSLNSYVTAEGAEIGRAQAMQAQAAYLEPAADMNPVLLKPGSDRRSQVVLMGSPVADVDAMEYGALKDLLRTTALEALERLRKRYDVVVCEGAGSPAEINLRRGDLANMGLARAANLPVIVVGDIDRGGVFAAFYGTVGLLDADDQSHISGFVVNKFRGARELLEPGLDMLRRLTGREVYGVLPWLDGLWLDVEDSLALDGRRVAVREPYGRQTLRVAVVRLPRISNFTDVDALAAEPGVVVRFVTDPVELDDADLVVLPGSRATVSDLAWLRERGLAAAITARVGPVLGICGGFQMLGREIVDEVESGEGKVEGLGRLPVRVEFAKEKRLGRPEGTAYGEPVRAYEIHHGVASVDGGEPFLDGCRDGNVWGTTWHGALENDGFRRAFLADVAARAGRDFVPAPDTDFAGLREERLDALGDLVERHLDTDALLRLIEHGPQDVPFLPPGARAALDA from the coding sequence ATGGTCAGAGGCGGGTTGCTGGTCGCGGGGACCACGTCCGACGCGGGCAAGAGTGTGGTGACCGCCGGCATCTGCCGGTGGCTGGCCCGCAGGGGTGTGCGCGTCGCGCCCTTCAAGGCCCAGAACATGTCGCTCAACTCGTACGTCACCGCGGAGGGCGCCGAGATCGGCCGCGCGCAGGCGATGCAGGCGCAGGCCGCCTACCTGGAGCCGGCGGCCGACATGAACCCCGTCCTCCTCAAACCGGGCAGCGACCGCCGCAGCCAGGTCGTCCTCATGGGCAGCCCGGTGGCGGACGTGGACGCGATGGAGTACGGCGCGCTCAAGGACCTCCTCCGCACCACCGCCCTGGAGGCGCTGGAGCGGCTCAGGAAGCGGTACGACGTGGTGGTCTGCGAGGGCGCGGGCAGCCCCGCCGAGATCAACCTGCGTCGCGGCGACCTCGCCAACATGGGCCTGGCCAGGGCCGCGAACCTGCCCGTGATCGTGGTCGGCGACATCGACAGGGGAGGGGTGTTCGCCGCGTTCTACGGCACGGTGGGTCTGCTGGACGCCGATGACCAATCCCACATTTCCGGATTTGTCGTCAACAAGTTCCGCGGTGCCCGCGAGCTCCTCGAGCCCGGGCTCGACATGCTCAGGCGGCTGACGGGCCGCGAGGTCTACGGTGTCCTGCCCTGGCTCGACGGGCTCTGGCTGGACGTCGAGGACTCGCTGGCCCTGGACGGGCGCAGGGTCGCGGTGCGCGAGCCGTACGGCAGGCAGACCCTCCGGGTGGCGGTCGTGCGGCTGCCGCGGATCTCGAACTTCACCGACGTGGACGCCCTGGCCGCCGAGCCGGGGGTCGTGGTGCGCTTCGTGACCGACCCGGTCGAGCTGGACGACGCCGACCTGGTGGTGCTGCCGGGCTCCCGGGCCACGGTCAGCGACCTGGCGTGGCTGCGCGAGCGGGGCCTGGCGGCGGCGATCACGGCCCGTGTGGGGCCCGTGCTGGGGATCTGCGGCGGGTTCCAGATGCTCGGGCGGGAGATCGTGGACGAGGTGGAGTCGGGGGAGGGGAAGGTCGAGGGGCTGGGCAGGCTGCCGGTACGCGTCGAGTTCGCGAAGGAGAAGCGGCTCGGGCGGCCGGAAGGCACGGCATACGGGGAGCCGGTGCGCGCGTACGAGATCCACCACGGGGTGGCCTCGGTGGACGGGGGCGAGCCGTTCCTCGACGGCTGCCGTGACGGGAACGTCTGGGGCACCACCTGGCACGGCGCCCTGGAGAACGACGGCTTCCGCCGGGCCTTCCTGGCCGACGTGGCCGCGCGGGCCGGGCGCGACTTCGTGCCGGCTCCGGACACGGACTTCGCGGGGCTCAGGGAGGAGCGGCTCGACGCGCTCGGCGACCTGGTGGAGCGGCACCTCGACACGGACGCGCTGCTCCGCCTCATCGAGCACGGCCCGCAGGACGTCCCGTTCCTGCCCCCGGGAGCGCGGGCCGCTTTGGACGCCTGA
- a CDS encoding MBL fold metallo-hydrolase produces the protein MPASDLPICRTCGVQYGEPRPDCPICEDERQYVGWDGQQWTTMAGLAAEGHRGRVEEEGPDVIGIGTSPPTAIGQRALLVRTPEGNVLWDMVSYVDDDLVAQVKELGGLTAIAISHPHFYGSMIEWARAFDAPVYIHASDRQWVARPDDAVVFWEGDTHRLSEDLTLINAGVHFEGGQVLHSSAKNALFSGDILTVVQDRRWVSFMYSYPNFIPERPHVVRRALDLLEPYEFERVYGGWWKRVVYTDGTEAVRRSAERYLTFAEGR, from the coding sequence ATGCCCGCCTCGGATCTGCCCATCTGCCGCACCTGCGGCGTCCAGTACGGTGAGCCGCGCCCCGACTGCCCGATCTGCGAGGACGAACGCCAGTACGTCGGCTGGGACGGCCAGCAGTGGACCACCATGGCGGGCCTGGCAGCCGAGGGTCATCGGGGCCGGGTCGAGGAGGAGGGCCCGGACGTGATCGGCATCGGCACCTCCCCGCCCACGGCGATCGGCCAGCGTGCCCTGCTCGTCCGCACACCCGAGGGCAACGTGCTCTGGGACATGGTCTCGTACGTGGACGACGACCTGGTCGCGCAGGTCAAGGAGCTGGGCGGGCTGACAGCCATCGCCATCAGCCACCCGCACTTCTACGGCTCCATGATCGAGTGGGCCCGGGCCTTCGACGCCCCCGTGTACATCCATGCCTCCGACAGGCAGTGGGTGGCCAGGCCGGACGACGCGGTGGTCTTCTGGGAGGGCGACACGCACCGGCTGTCCGAGGACCTCACCTTGATCAACGCGGGTGTGCACTTCGAGGGCGGCCAGGTGCTGCACTCGTCGGCCAAGAACGCGCTGTTCTCGGGAGACATCCTCACGGTCGTCCAGGACCGGCGCTGGGTGAGCTTCATGTACAGCTACCCCAACTTCATCCCCGAACGTCCGCACGTCGTGCGCCGTGCCCTGGACCTGCTGGAGCCGTACGAGTTCGAGAGGGTTTACGGGGGCTGGTGGAAGCGCGTCGTGTACACGGACGGCACGGAGGCCGTCCGCCGCTCGGCCGAGCGCTACCTGACCTTCGCCGAGGGCAGGTGA
- a CDS encoding antitoxin, with translation MSRIGEWLKKAENLARGHSKQADQLLDRAEQIAKERTGHKYDEQISKGADAVQRRYGGGQGESGGQGESGVRGEHGVRGESGGQEGGRREGGY, from the coding sequence ATGAGCCGCATCGGGGAGTGGCTGAAGAAGGCCGAGAACCTGGCCAGAGGACACTCCAAGCAGGCGGACCAGCTGCTCGACCGGGCCGAGCAGATCGCCAAGGAGCGCACCGGCCACAAGTACGACGAGCAGATCTCGAAGGGCGCCGACGCGGTGCAGCGCCGCTACGGCGGCGGCCAGGGCGAGAGCGGCGGCCAGGGCGAGAGCGGCGTCCGTGGCGAGCATGGCGTTCGTGGCGAGAGCGGCGGTCAGGAAGGGGGGAGGCGCGAGGGCGGGTACTGA
- a CDS encoding D-glycerate dehydrogenase, whose protein sequence is MDNHIYVTRTLTDAAMAKVRELNRPVVVGGEEPPDRATLLRDVAGAGAVVCTLTERIDAEVLDAAGPGLRVVANTAVGYDNIDVAAATARGVRVTNTPGVLDGATADLTFALILAASRRVLDGDRLIREGTPWIWGPRMMLGTDLSAGATLGVVGYGRIGRAVARRARAFDMSVLATPTSSPLTDEDRRGVEFVALPELLERSDVVTLHCPLTPETRHLIDAAALRRMKPTAVLVNTARGGIVDEQALIEALRSGALAAAGLDVFEGEPRVDPELAKLPNTVLTPHIGSAGTATRERMCGLSVANAAAVLTGGAPLTPVN, encoded by the coding sequence ATGGACAACCACATCTACGTCACCCGCACGCTGACCGACGCCGCCATGGCGAAGGTCCGCGAGCTCAACCGTCCCGTGGTCGTCGGCGGGGAGGAGCCGCCCGACCGGGCCACGCTGCTGCGCGACGTGGCAGGCGCGGGAGCGGTGGTGTGCACGCTGACCGAGCGGATCGACGCGGAGGTGCTCGACGCCGCGGGGCCCGGCCTGCGCGTCGTCGCCAACACGGCCGTCGGCTACGACAACATCGACGTGGCCGCGGCCACCGCGCGGGGCGTCCGGGTGACCAACACCCCCGGGGTCCTGGACGGCGCGACGGCCGACCTGACCTTCGCGCTGATCCTCGCCGCCTCCCGCCGCGTGCTCGACGGCGACCGGCTGATCCGCGAAGGGACTCCCTGGATCTGGGGGCCGCGGATGATGCTCGGCACCGACCTCAGCGCGGGCGCGACCCTCGGCGTGGTCGGGTACGGCCGGATCGGGCGGGCGGTGGCCCGTCGCGCGCGGGCGTTCGACATGTCCGTGCTGGCCACGCCCACGTCCTCGCCGCTCACGGACGAGGACCGCCGCGGCGTCGAGTTCGTCGCGCTGCCGGAGCTCCTCGAGCGCAGCGACGTGGTGACCCTGCACTGCCCGCTGACGCCCGAGACCCGCCACCTCATCGACGCGGCCGCGCTGCGCCGCATGAAGCCCACCGCGGTCCTGGTCAACACCGCGAGGGGCGGCATCGTCGACGAGCAGGCCCTGATCGAGGCGCTGCGGTCGGGGGCGCTCGCCGCAGCCGGGCTGGACGTGTTCGAGGGCGAGCCGCGGGTCGATCCCGAGCTGGCCAAGCTCCCCAACACCGTGCTCACGCCGCACATCGGCAGCGCGGGGACGGCGACGCGCGAGCGCATGTGCGGCCTGTCGGTGGCCAACGCGGCCGCCGTGCTCACCGGGGGCGCCCCGCTCACGCCGGTGAACTGA
- a CDS encoding nuclear transport factor 2 family protein, translating to MSENLHAVIEHLRQALARRDADAFAAVFADDAVYELRFGMPGQPRRFEGAQVIREHMKQGASRGIAQMLRFDDVRATVYESTDPEVAVVEFEPTGSVRDSGAPFRFVSSLGVIRVRDGAVVSYLDYPNAVGAAEAVGLLPELAAMLAAGAPAASVPSGAPTAKEVVARLIEASVANDHAALVALYAPDVVIEIPFAPPGVPTRSAGSDRLRDRLEAVAGLRRFERAEAVNLLETADPDVVVAEYTLHGSITATGKPFSSTYVMIITVRDGLIVHSRDYGNPLSSLSSPA from the coding sequence TTGTCCGAGAACCTCCATGCCGTTATCGAGCATCTGCGTCAAGCCCTGGCGCGAAGGGACGCCGACGCCTTCGCCGCCGTGTTCGCCGACGACGCCGTCTACGAGCTGCGGTTCGGCATGCCCGGGCAGCCGCGCCGGTTCGAAGGCGCGCAGGTCATCCGTGAGCACATGAAGCAGGGTGCCTCCCGTGGCATCGCGCAGATGCTGCGTTTCGACGACGTCCGTGCCACCGTCTACGAGAGCACCGACCCGGAGGTGGCCGTCGTCGAGTTCGAGCCCACCGGGAGCGTGCGCGACAGCGGCGCGCCGTTCCGGTTCGTCTCCTCCCTCGGGGTGATCCGCGTCCGCGACGGCGCCGTGGTCTCCTACCTCGACTATCCCAACGCCGTGGGCGCCGCAGAAGCCGTCGGCCTGCTGCCCGAACTGGCGGCGATGCTCGCCGCCGGCGCTCCCGCCGCTTCCGTCCCTTCCGGGGCGCCCACCGCCAAGGAGGTCGTCGCGCGGCTGATCGAGGCCTCGGTGGCCAACGACCACGCCGCGCTGGTGGCCCTGTACGCGCCGGACGTCGTCATCGAGATCCCGTTCGCGCCGCCCGGCGTGCCTACCCGCTCGGCAGGCAGCGATCGCCTGCGCGACAGGCTCGAGGCGGTGGCCGGTCTCCGGCGCTTCGAGCGCGCGGAAGCGGTCAACCTGCTGGAGACCGCCGACCCGGACGTGGTGGTGGCCGAGTACACCCTGCACGGGTCCATCACTGCCACGGGCAAGCCGTTCTCCAGCACGTACGTCATGATCATCACAGTCCGGGACGGGCTCATCGTGCACTCGCGCGACTACGGCAACCCCTTGTCGTCCCTCAGTTCACCGGCGTGA
- a CDS encoding helix-turn-helix domain-containing protein, whose amino-acid sequence MTPDRPLRADARRNRARVLQAAEAVFSAEGMAVPLDEIARRAGVGAGTVYRHFPTKEALFEAVIHERIEQFAEEARALSAAERPGEAFTAFLTRLVDQAMLNKALCDALEAAGSPVKPPDESSRQDIWAAFGTLLAAAQRDGTVRTDIGLSDLRALLSGALAMERHARDSDRPAGRMTELLLDALHARR is encoded by the coding sequence ATGACGCCGGACAGACCGCTGCGCGCGGACGCCCGCCGCAACCGCGCCCGCGTGCTGCAAGCCGCCGAGGCCGTGTTCTCGGCCGAGGGCATGGCGGTGCCGCTGGACGAGATCGCCCGGCGCGCGGGCGTCGGCGCCGGAACGGTCTACCGGCACTTCCCCACGAAGGAGGCGCTGTTCGAGGCCGTGATCCACGAGCGGATCGAGCAGTTCGCCGAGGAGGCCCGCGCGCTGTCGGCGGCCGAGCGACCCGGAGAGGCGTTCACCGCGTTCCTGACCCGCCTGGTCGATCAGGCCATGCTCAACAAGGCGCTGTGCGACGCGCTGGAGGCCGCGGGGTCGCCCGTCAAGCCGCCCGACGAAAGCAGCCGGCAGGACATCTGGGCCGCCTTCGGCACTCTCCTGGCCGCCGCCCAGCGCGACGGCACCGTCCGCACCGACATCGGCCTCTCCGATCTGCGGGCCCTGCTGTCGGGCGCGCTCGCCATGGAGCGCCACGCCCGCGACAGCGACCGCCCGGCGGGCCGGATGACCGAACTTCTCCTGGACGCCCTGCACGCCCGGCGATGA
- a CDS encoding CsbD family protein, with the protein MSAKDKLRHKAEELKGRAKKNVGDATDDERMQSRGRAEQTKGSMKQAGEKIKDAGKKVKGAFKK; encoded by the coding sequence ATGAGCGCCAAGGACAAGCTCCGCCACAAGGCGGAGGAGCTCAAGGGTCGGGCGAAGAAGAACGTCGGGGACGCCACCGACGACGAACGGATGCAGTCCAGGGGGCGCGCCGAGCAGACCAAGGGCAGCATGAAGCAGGCCGGCGAGAAGATCAAGGACGCCGGCAAGAAGGTCAAGGGCGCCTTCAAGAAGTGA